One Siniperca chuatsi isolate FFG_IHB_CAS linkage group LG5, ASM2008510v1, whole genome shotgun sequence DNA window includes the following coding sequences:
- the lg5h9orf116 gene encoding UPF0691 protein C9orf116 homolog, with the protein MEEQRVQTCDVYRTDPNLPHRFNNPDCFRGYSQNISHPLYRTSNQTYGSKKPSVHEIQTQFKVNSRQFSEAMLQSGMYHDNGFNTSVERSRVMVSTATQKNRVNLHRYYHYGDKSNDRDGNNK; encoded by the exons ATGGAGGAGCAGAGAGTTCAAACCTGCGACGTTTACAGAACGGATCCAAACCTGCCGCACAGATTCAACAACCCTGACTGTTTCCGTGGTTACAG tcaGAACATCAGTCACCCACTTTATCGAACATCAAACCAAACATACGGCAGCAAGAAGCCATCTGTACATGAGatacag ACTCAGTTTAAAGTCAATTCCCGTCAGTTTTCGGAGGCGATGCTGCAGAGCGGGATGTACCACGATAACGGCTTCAACACATCTGTGGAGAGGAGCAGAGTGATGGTTTCCACGGCAACCCAGAAAAACAGAGTCAACCTCCATCGTTACTATCACTACGGGGACAAAAGCAATGACCGTGATGGCAACAACAagtaa